The sequence GATGAATTTTTCTAAATATTGTTAGTTGTTGGTTGTTAGTTGTTTTTCGCTGTGTAAACCACTTTATTACTAAGAGCATCTAGCTCGGTTATAATAGCAAGCTTTCCACCTTCGACTACTTTTAATTCCACTTGCCTATTTAGAAATACAATATCCACCAACAACTATCTACTAACTACTAACTACTAACTTCTTAAAATATGACTACTTGGTTAAGTTTGTGTGGAGCAATTTTAGTCGCAGCTTATGTTTTGGGTTCTATGCCCACGGGTTATACGCTCGTAAAGCTGTTAAAGGGAATTGATATTCGAGAAGTTGGTTCGGGTTCAACTGGTGCAACTAATGTCTTAAGAACTTTAGGTAAAGGTCCTGGTGCATTTGTTTTACTGATTGACAGCTTGAAAGGAGTCTTATCAATATTTCTAGCTTACTGGTTGTTTACCTTCTCATCCAATAATAATTTAATTCCGGCAACAGTTAATATCGAAATTTGGCAGCCCATTATGGTTACTTTGGTGGGTTTAGCAGCCATAATCGGACACAGTAAATCAATCTTTTTGGGATTCAAGGGTGGTAAATCCGTTGCTACTAGTTTAGGAATCTTGTTAGCCATGAATTGGCAAATTGGTTTATCAACACTTGGCATATTTCTCGTAGTTGTCGCGATTTCGCGGATTGTATCCCTAAGTTCCGTTTGTGGCGCGATCGCAGTTTCAATTTTGATGATTTTATTTGGGCAACCTTTACCTTATATATTGTTTGCTATGGTTGGTGGTTTGTATGTAGTTATCCGTCACCGCAGCAATATTGAACGGATATTAGCAGGTACCGAACCGAAATTAGGACAGAAAGCAACGGTGGAAGCAGAAGCCGAGCAGACTGTTGGTTCTGCTAGTTAAATTTTTGGATTGTGCGAAAAAATAAATAATCTATTTTCGCCATGAATAAAAGTTATGGAAACGTAGCGGTGCTGCGTCTCTAAATCTTGCTGTTATCGATAAAACATATGGCTTTCTGGAAATGGGCTACCAAGCTCTGTTATTTATGTGTAAGTTGAATAAAAAAGGAGAAACAAGATATTTTTTAATACCCTGCTCTCCCTAAAAAAGTAATTATTTATGATTTCAAAGCCTGTTATTTACGAATATACAGAAAACTTTGTCCGGAACGTTCTACTTCTTCAAAACCCTGAGTTCGCAGATTACGACGCAGCGCGTTCGCATTAGAAAGTCCCAACATATCTGGATGTACTTCAACTAAAAGTTTGCTAACGGTAGATAGGTTTGCAAAACTTAATAGTTTGCCTTCACTACCTTGGACATCCATAATCAAAACTGTGGGTTTAATACGCGCAATCTCGTCATTGAGGGGCTTAACGGCAACTTCATAAGGAACAGTTTTATCATCAGCTGGCTTGAATGCTGAGGAGCGCGAAAAATGTTCGGAAACATGAAAAGTGCAAGTATCATGTGTTTCATCAAGCATACACATATTGATTTCGGGTTTCACATCATTAAGCGCGTAGTTTTCCCGAATTAAAGATTCAAGTACGGGATTAGCTTCATAAGAATAAACTCTCTCGCCGCCAATTTTCAAAGCGCAGGCGATCGCCAACATGCCAATTCCACCGCCAAGTTCCATCACGATGTCGTCAGGTTCAAGCCGATGGATTAACAAACGACGTTCCTCGCGGGTATGTCTTCCATCAATCAGCTTCTTTACTTGAAACGGAGTCATTCTCGGATCGATCTTCATCCGGACACCGTTTACAGTTACCACAGTGCCATATGCTTCTGAAGAAACTGTTTGTTCTGCTGATGGTCGCTGTTGGCGATAACCAGTTTGTATTTTATTGTAAAGTCCGGGTGTGGTTTTTTCCCAAGCAGTCAGAAAATTCCACCAAACACGTTTAGCTTGCAGCTTCATGTGTCTTGCCATCAAAGCATTATCCCACCAGTAGGAACGTAACGTATTATAAATGCTCATAATTGCGAATATTTAAACTTAGAATCTCAAATCCTACTTAATTGCCAAGAAACCTTCAAAACACAAATGCTTAAACACCGTCATAATATCAACAAAGCCTGCACGTTTCATCAGGTCAATATTTCCTTGGGTAGAAAAGGGCTCGAGTACACCTTTTAAACTGCGACTTTTGTTAACAATTTCTTGCTCGGTAAATCCCTGCTGTAATTTGAAGTCAATATAGAGCGATGACATCATATCTTGAAAGCGAGCGTCGGGTGCTCTGACTTTTTCAAACAGAAGAAAACCACCTCCCCAGCTCAAACTATTGTAGATTTTATCGAATAGTAGCTGTCTAACTGCGGGTCGTACAAACTGGATAGTATAGTAAGCAATAATCAAATCGGCTGAATCGAACTCCGTTTGCAGAATATCAGCTTCGCGAATTTCAACTTTCGGATAATTCGAGGTTTTTTCCTTCGCAGCTTCAACCATTGCTGACTCAATTTCTATACCCACAATATGAACATCGCGATCGGTATTAGCTTCGGCTAACTTACGCGTAAGTTCTCCCGTCGAGCAGCCTAATTCGTAAACTGTTGAACTTTGTCTAAGGAAAAAGTCGGACAGCGCTACAACTATTTCATGACCTTGTTGATATTGCGGAACCGAACGACCTACGTGTTGGTCAAAAGTTTGCGGCACGCTACCACCAAAAGACCATCGCGCATTTACAACTGATATAGTATCACCAACATCAGGCATTTCTTTAGATAAAAAATATTATTATGACTACTATTTATTACGTTATTTTCTCTTCGTCATCTTGCTAGGGGAGGATTCAAAGCTAATAATTAGCTTATTAGATAGAGATGAAATATAAAGTTAGTTGAGATATAAAAAAACAACTAGTATTACATTTCATTAATTCTGAAGGGTGTACGGAAAACATAAAAAATTATTCTTCCCCCTCTACCCCTTCTACCCCCTCTCCCCCTCGTCATATTTAATGACAACGAATACTAGTTAAAGTATTTAAACTTCGTACTTGTATACTTTATTGCTGATGTGAAAACCTTACATTAAATTTCTGGTTTGCTATAACAGATTGGGAAATCAAACCTAATTATTGGCATAACCTTTAATCCAAATAACAATGAAACTCTCTGCTGTTGGCATTGCTTTATTAGCAACCTTATTTTTATATCAGGGTTGCTCATCTACTACGAAAACTGAAGATAAATCTGAGAATCAACAAGCTCGGGTGGAATCGTTACCAGAATCCAATCCGACAAATTCCAGTAAGCAAAAACCCGAAGAAAATAAACAAATATCGTCATCTGTATCTCAACCTGAAAAGAAATCTACAGCTACCCAAGGTAAATTAACTGTTCCTACGAAAATTACACCTAATAAACCCGTTCCCGTAAAAGTTCAGGTTCCAGCTTCTGTTGCAAAAGCTAATACAACTAACGCTTCCCAGCCAAAGCAAATGCACATGATTGTAGTGAGTAATGACTTAAGATTCTTTGATTTAGTTCAAGCTAACTATAAAACTAGTGAAAATATCGAAGTGAAGCCTAAATTTCCTGCTCCCGGAGAATATACAGTTTTTAGCGACTACAATCCCCTAGGTGAAAAAGAACAGGTTTCTATAGAAAGAATTTCTGTTCCTGGTGAAGTACCCTTTCCTACAGAATTAGAGAGCTTTAGCAAAACTAAAACATTTGCCGATACGAAAATAGATTTAAATTTATCTCA comes from Rivularia sp. PCC 7116 and encodes:
- a CDS encoding methyltransferase domain-containing protein, with protein sequence MPDVGDTISVVNARWSFGGSVPQTFDQHVGRSVPQYQQGHEIVVALSDFFLRQSSTVYELGCSTGELTRKLAEANTDRDVHIVGIEIESAMVEAAKEKTSNYPKVEIREADILQTEFDSADLIIAYYTIQFVRPAVRQLLFDKIYNSLSWGGGFLLFEKVRAPDARFQDMMSSLYIDFKLQQGFTEQEIVNKSRSLKGVLEPFSTQGNIDLMKRAGFVDIMTVFKHLCFEGFLAIK
- a CDS encoding FkbM family methyltransferase; this encodes MSIYNTLRSYWWDNALMARHMKLQAKRVWWNFLTAWEKTTPGLYNKIQTGYRQQRPSAEQTVSSEAYGTVVTVNGVRMKIDPRMTPFQVKKLIDGRHTREERRLLIHRLEPDDIVMELGGGIGMLAIACALKIGGERVYSYEANPVLESLIRENYALNDVKPEINMCMLDETHDTCTFHVSEHFSRSSAFKPADDKTVPYEVAVKPLNDEIARIKPTVLIMDVQGSEGKLLSFANLSTVSKLLVEVHPDMLGLSNANALRRNLRTQGFEEVERSGQSFLYIRK
- the plsY gene encoding glycerol-3-phosphate 1-O-acyltransferase PlsY, producing MTTWLSLCGAILVAAYVLGSMPTGYTLVKLLKGIDIREVGSGSTGATNVLRTLGKGPGAFVLLIDSLKGVLSIFLAYWLFTFSSNNNLIPATVNIEIWQPIMVTLVGLAAIIGHSKSIFLGFKGGKSVATSLGILLAMNWQIGLSTLGIFLVVVAISRIVSLSSVCGAIAVSILMILFGQPLPYILFAMVGGLYVVIRHRSNIERILAGTEPKLGQKATVEAEAEQTVGSAS